One part of the Vitis riparia cultivar Riparia Gloire de Montpellier isolate 1030 chromosome 6, EGFV_Vit.rip_1.0, whole genome shotgun sequence genome encodes these proteins:
- the LOC117917075 gene encoding uncharacterized protein LOC117917075 yields the protein MNSPIGNCMPLLLGENDATSNVQNPFTFEHRSEEDEEDEEGRQCDDDSVGAEDVHNDDNQDREGSSPFLAVREAIEREQMRYVAVDGEGCNLSNNPDTEDLDDLIELSPMQYHLAPSPQFENVENIGHVVSSEWTPWGNTLMGHPTGEFIVGQIFTSKGDLQHAVKMYSINSHQEYIVLSSTKKLLVLRLAAIQASVVERFGYHISYTKASKGKRKALTNLFGDFYKSYAKLPHFFGALEQANPGCIVISKTFPGNMRNEEVLQRVFWAFHPSIEGFKHCHPVLTIDGTHLYGKYKGTVMIAMGCDGNNQLFPLAFALTEGENVDSWGWFLACIRNRVTQRRGLCVISDRHPGIMAAFADVYLSWSEPNAYHQICMRHLASNFMTHFKDKCLKQLLCRAALETKVEKFNMHMETIGRINQDALSWLEVIPFEKWALSHDGGRRYGIMTTNMSEMFNSVLKGARSFPITAFVQLTFYRVNSYFVVRREHGVSRLASGEQYTPYVDAKINANVVKAGSHEVVLYDHFQGLFHVKGSKKTSSGGRTHRVNLREHGCTCGKTLIYGFSCSHFLAACHFRSIDFRSFVQHYYTIQSYFSTCAPLFNPIHNEYEWPPYVGPVIVPADSMKRVSGGRPKSTHLHNEMDVREGCLYGYLEDIELHVYVEFYLHQFHLSRQLM from the exons ATGAATTCACCAATTGGTAATTGCATGCCTTTGTTACTTGGTGAAAATGATGCTACTAGTAATGTTCAAaatccatttacttttgagcatAGATCAGAAGAGGATGAGGAAGACGAAGAAGGAAGACAATGTGATGATGACAGTGTAGGAGCCGAGGATGTTCATAATGATGATAATCAAGATAGGGAAGGTAGCTCGCCTTTTTTAGCTGTTCGTGAGGCAATTGAAAGAGAACAAATGAGATATGTGGCTGTGGATGGGGAAGGATGTAACTTGTCAAACAATCCAGATACAGAGGATTTAGATGACCTAATTGAATTATCTCCAATGCAATATCATTTAGCACCATCACCacagtttgaaaatgttgaaaacattGGTCATGTTGTGTCAAGTGAATGGACCCCATGGGGAAACACTCTTATGGGACATCCAACTGGAGAGTTCATAGTTGGACAAATATTTACTTCCAAAGGAGATTTGCAACATGCTGTAAAGATGTACTCTATTAATTCGCACCAAGAGTATATCGTTTTGTCATCCACAAAGAAATTGTTGGTCCTAAGAT TGGCTGCCATTCAAGCAAGTGTTGTAGAAAGATTCGGGTACCATATCTCATACACTAAGGCTTCGAAAGGCAAGCGTAAAGCATTAACTAATTTGTTTGGTGATTTCTATAAATCATACGCTAAACTGCCACATTTTTTTGGTGCCTTGGAGCAAGCCAATCCAGGATGTATTGTAATTTCTAAAACATTCCCAGGAAATATGCGAAATGAAGAGGTACTTCAGCGAGTCTTTTGGGCATTTCATCCTTCCATAGAGGGCTTCAAGCATTGTCATCCTGTGTTAACTATTGATGGTACACACTTGTATGGGAAGTATAAGGGCACTGTAATGATTGCCATGGGCTGTGATGGAAATAATCAATTGTTTCCTCTTGCTTTTGCATTAACTGAGGGTGAAAATGTTGATAGTTGGGGatggtttttggcatgtattAGAAATCGAGTAACTCAGAGGAGGGGTCTTTGTGTTATCTCTGATCGTCATCCAGGCATTATGGCTGCGTTTGCTGATGTTTATCTTAGTTGGTCTGAGCCAAATGCATATCATCAAATTTGTATGCGCCATCTTGCTAGCAACTTTATGACTCACTTTAAGGACAAATGCTTGAAACAACTTTTATGCAGAGCCGCCTTAGAAACTAAGGTAGAAAAATTCAACATGCATATGGAGACAATTGGGAGAATCAACCAAGACGCACTCAGCTGGTTGGAGGTTATTCCCTTTGAGAAATGGGCACTATCACATGATGGAGGTCGACGATATGGCATAATGACTACAAACATGTCAGAAATGTTCAATAGTGTGCTTAAAGGGGCACGAAGTTTCCCTATCACCGCATTTGTTCAATTGACATTCTATCGAGTTAATAGTTACTTTGTTGTAAGAAGAGAACATGGTGTTAGTCGACTTGCTTCAGGTGAACAATACACTCCTTATGTTGATGCTAAGATTAATGCAAATGTTGTTAAGGCAGGTTCTCATGAGGTTGTTTTGTATGATCACTTCCAAGGACTGTTTCATGTGAAGGGTAGTAAAAAGACATCATCTGGTGGAAGAACACATCGTGTTAACTTACGTGAGCATGGATGCACATGTGGCAAAACACTCATATATGGATTCTCATGTAGTCATTTTCTAGCGGCATGTCATTTTCgttcaattgattttagatCATTTGTTCAACATTATTACACTATACAATCGTACTTTAGCACTTGTGCACCACTGTTTAACCCCATACACAATGAGTACGAGTGGCCACCAT